A genomic window from Paenibacillus thermoaerophilus includes:
- a CDS encoding Gfo/Idh/MocA family protein, which produces MSKLRVAIIGCGKIAKVRHIPEYAGRSDVELVGFADPVPGRAQEYADQYGGEAFLDYEEMLAKLKPDAVSVCTPNVLHAPAAIAAAKAGAHVLVEKPMAVSVEEGEAMIEAARAAGVYLMVGHNQRLMPPHVKAKQILESGILGRVLTFRTSFGHAGPERWSIDGRDSWFFDKSKAAMGAMGDLGVHKSDLIRWLLNDEVAEVASFISTLDKKDTDVDDNASCILRMKSGVVGTLVASWTYYKGEDNSTVLWCENGVMKIGTHPEDQVIVELRNGSVERHTVGAIATNDKQTTSGVIDAFVDSIRTGTPPSISGEEGLKSLRVILAAFESQATGKIVKL; this is translated from the coding sequence ATGAGCAAGTTGAGAGTCGCCATTATTGGCTGCGGCAAAATTGCCAAGGTTCGCCACATTCCCGAGTATGCCGGCCGTTCCGACGTCGAGCTGGTCGGTTTCGCCGATCCGGTGCCGGGCCGCGCGCAGGAATACGCCGATCAATACGGCGGGGAAGCGTTCCTCGACTATGAAGAGATGCTCGCCAAGCTGAAGCCGGACGCGGTCAGCGTCTGCACGCCGAACGTGCTGCACGCTCCCGCCGCGATCGCGGCGGCCAAGGCCGGCGCGCACGTGTTGGTCGAGAAGCCGATGGCCGTATCGGTGGAAGAAGGAGAAGCGATGATCGAGGCGGCCCGTGCCGCCGGCGTATACCTGATGGTCGGGCATAACCAGCGGCTGATGCCCCCGCACGTGAAGGCGAAGCAAATCCTCGAATCCGGCATCCTCGGCCGCGTCCTGACCTTCCGCACCTCGTTCGGGCATGCGGGACCGGAAAGATGGAGCATCGACGGCCGCGACAGTTGGTTCTTCGACAAATCGAAGGCGGCGATGGGCGCGATGGGCGACCTCGGCGTGCACAAATCGGACCTGATCCGCTGGCTGCTGAACGACGAGGTGGCCGAAGTCGCTTCGTTTATCTCCACGCTGGACAAAAAGGACACCGACGTGGACGACAACGCAAGCTGCATCCTGCGCATGAAAAGCGGCGTGGTCGGCACGCTGGTCGCAAGCTGGACCTATTACAAGGGCGAAGACAACAGCACGGTGCTGTGGTGCGAGAACGGCGTGATGAAGATCGGCACGCATCCGGAAGACCAGGTTATCGTGGAGCTGCGCAACGGCTCCGTGGAGCGTCATACGGTCGGCGCGATTGCGACCAACGACAAGCAGACGACCAGCGGCGTCATCGACGCGTTCGTGGACAGCATCCGGACCGGAACGCCGCCTTCCATCTCGGGCGAGGAAGGGCTGAAGTCGTTGCGGGTCATTCTCGCGGCGTTCGAGTCGCAAGCGACCGGCAAAATCGTCAAGCTGTAA